A genomic region of Pithys albifrons albifrons isolate INPA30051 chromosome 20, PitAlb_v1, whole genome shotgun sequence contains the following coding sequences:
- the ADGRD2 gene encoding adhesion G protein-coupled receptor D2 isoform X3 has translation MFRRDLSLDSWFFSFLASLSRGLLAFAALAKNQTSEGFAPVTIETSGHTYEYVATALDWWHADRYCEQHFAQLLFEPQDSEQDSFSKLLQSHHIRGSVWLKERDGVLHKPKRRRGHTVPVLVFRDKTDTKYVKVLSDFPALPAVTACAHLQWDTRTQEIATIFSYAVPAFINEFQLRGFVDEEGFVRFALIVHGHHSPYLPVFRADGQWHHFCVTWQQENGTWAIYADGKRRASASGLCAPGPSAPQAIYGQGTFIIGQDQDSLGGTFKAKESFSGNITDLHIWQKVLSMEQIEKVRSCWVIEQDRVFGWSLNTLELESTVQTVSTQLLCPGPVEECRALEVGSSGFSYASCLQTLPFICHYRRDAFWQLKRAQLESSHSLVGRVNTLAARTVIPDSVFTSDVQDMNLSMALSALDVLATVLREGEMSVLQPSDLLAVLQLLKQVSDMEVQEGDELEMLEELAQYYMEVTESILEEQNIGTWSSVSQVIRGPMAVVELCDRMVSLLVPLLTAERTKITIQHGNIGMEVRQLELSGQELSGEAYVVQTPEKGRQDFIEVPAEEMQRLKTRGLRRVTVKNLWFGYGALQRCLSGSAVSWDVVVASDRGHKYVSTTVGTAVISSTLLGDYQEISTSVRYRLQHRAQDLPDTLVWPICAFWNFSLSPDAGGMWSTAGCSVLTSLRDSTACFCNHTTNFAILLQVYEMQQTTTKEEFTLQTLTFIGCGVSFCALIVTFILFLVVRVPKSERTTVHKNLIFALAAGEALLMFSELAKSNKVLCFMVTAFLHLFFMAAFSWMLVEGLLLWSKVVAVNMSEDRRMKFYYVTGWGLPVLIVGVTLASSFNKYVAQNHCWLNAQSNIIWAFVGPVLFILAVNTFVLLRVVMVTVASARRRSKMLTPSSSLESQIGVQIWATAKPILVLLPVLGLTWVCGILVHLSIIWAYVFIVLNSLQGLYIFLVYAIYNSEVRNAIQRMKDKKKALSFTNCSRPINYLSSPRNTISWETGKLSPAAESALPGPVQRDPPVKNITNRGNFGAKIPMGISSIMSPERPAVELTAFKSSGF, from the exons TGTCCTGCACAAACCAAAGAGAAGAC GAGGCCACACTGTACCAGTCCTGGTATTCAGAGACAAAACAGACACAAAGTATGTGAAGGTGCTCTCTGacttcccagcactgcctgctgtcACAGCCTGTGCCCACCTGCAGTGGGACACCAGGACCCAGGAGATCGCCACCATCTTCTCCTACGCCGTGCCCGCGTTCATTAACGAGTTCCAGCTCCGGGGCTTTGTGGACGAGGAAGGCTTTGTTCGCTTTGCTCTCATAGTCCACGGGCACCACTCCCCATACCTGCCCGTGTTCCGTGCTGATGGACAGTGGCATCACTTCTGTGTGACGtggcagcaggaaaatgggacCTGGGCCATCTATGCCGATGGGAAAAGGAGAGCTTCTGCCAGTGGTTTGTGTGCTCCAGGACCATCCGCTCCCCAGGCCATCTACGGCCAGGGGACCTTCATAATTGGGCAGGATCAAGATTCCCTGGGGGGCACCTTCAAAGCAAAGGAGTCCTTCAGTGGGAACATCACTGACTTGCACATCTGGCAGAAAGTCCTCAGCATGGAGCAGATTGAGAAGGTTCGGTCGTGCTGGGTTATAGAGCAAGACCGTGTGTTTGGGTGGAGCTTAAACACTCTGGAGCTGGAGAGCACTGTTCAGACAGTGAGCACACAGCTCCTTTGCCCAG GGCCCGTTGAGGAATGCCGAGCTTTGGAAGTTGGCAGCAGTGGATTCAGTTATGCATCTTGTTTGCAGACTTTGCCTTTCATCTGTCACTACAGAAGGG ATGCATTCTGGCAACTGAaaagagctcagctggagtCCAGCCACTCGCTCGTTGGCCGTGTGAACACACTTGCAGCCAGGACTGTG ATTCCTGACAGTGTCTTCACGAGTGATGTCCAAGACATGAACCTCTCTATGGCTCTTAGTGCTCTTGATGTCTTGGCAACTGTCctgagggaaggagaaatgtCTGTGCTTCAGCCCTCTGACCTCCTTGCAGTGCTCCAATTACTAAAGCAAGTTTCAGATATGGAAGTCCAGGAGGGAGATGAGCTGGAGATGTTGGAAGAGTTGGCCCAGTATTACATGGAGGTGACTGAGTCAATCCTGGAAGAGCAGAATATTGGAACATGGTCATCAGTCAGCCAG gttATCAGAGGGCCCATGGCTGTTGTTGAGCTCTGTGACAGAATGGTGTCACTCTTAGTCCCACTGCTGACTGCAGAGAGGACCAAGATCACCATCCAGCATGGGAATATTG ggatggaggtgaggcagctggagctgagTGGGCAGGAGCTGAGTGGCGAGGCGTACGTGGTCCAGACCCCTGAGAAAGGCAGGCAGGACTTCATCGAAGTTCCTGCAGAGGAAATGCAAAGACTGAAAACCAGAG gtctCCGCAGGGTCACGGTGAAGAACCTGTGGTTTGGCTACGGGGCCCTGCAGCGCTGCCTGTCCGGCAGTGCCGTGTCCTGGGATGTGGTTGTTGCCTCTGACAGGGGACACAA GTACGTCAGCACTACAGTGGGCACCGCTGTGATCTCATCCACTCTGCTGGGCGACTACCAGGAGATCAGCACGTCCGTGCGCTACCGCCTGCAGCACCGAGCCCAG gaccTGCCTGATACACTGGTGTGGCCCATTTGTGCCTTCTGGAACTTCAGCCTCAG CCCAGATGCTGGTGGGATGTGGTCCACAGctggctgctctgtgctgacATCTCTCCGGGACTCCACTGCCTGTTTCTGCAACCACACCACCAATTTTGCCATCCTGCTGCAGGTGTATGAGATGCAG CAGACAACCACCAAGGAGGAGTTCACACTGCAGACCTTGACTTTCATTGGATGTGGAGTTTCCTTCTGTGCCTTGATAGTCACCTTCATTTTGTTCTTGGTAGTTCG TGTCCCCAAAAGTGAACGAACAACCGTGCACAAGAACCTGATCTTTGCACTGGCTGCAGGAGAAGCTCTGCTCATGTTCAGTGAGTTGGCCAAGAGCAACAAG GTGCTGTGTTTCATGGTCACTGCCTTCCTGCACCTCTTCTTCATGGCAGCCTTCTCATGGATGCTGGTAGAGGGGCTCCTGCTCTGGAGCAAAGTGGTAGCAGTCAACATGAGTGAAGACAGGAGAATGAAGTTCTACTACGTGACAGGCTGGG GCCTTCCAGTCCTCATCGTGGGGGTCACCCTTGCGAGTTCCTTTAACAAGTATGTGGCACAAAACCACTGCTGGCTGAATGCACAGAGCAACATCATCTGGGCCTTCGTTGGTCCTGTGCTCTTCATCCTGGCT gtgaACACCTTCGTGCTGCTGCGGGTGGTGATGGTGACCGTGGCCAGTGCCCGCAGGAGGTCAAAGATGCTGAcgcccagcagcagcctggagagccAGATTGGGGTGCAGATATG ggccacggccaagcccatcctggtgctgctgcccgTGCTGGGGCTGACCTGGGTGTGTGGGATCCTCGTCCACCTCAGCATCATTTGGGCCTATGTCTTCATCGTGCTGAACTCCCTTCAG gGCCTGTACATATTCCTGGTCTACGCAATCTATAACAGTGAG gTGAGGAATGCCATCCAGAGGATGAAGGACAAGAAGAAAGCCCTCTCATTCACA AACTGCTCTCGCCCCATCAACTACTTATCAAGTCCAAGAAATACAATCTCCTGGGAGACAGGGAAGCTGAGTCCTGCAGCTGAGAGTGCCCTGCCAGGCCCTGTGCAGAGAGACCCTCCAGTGAAGAACATCACCAACAGAG GAAATTTTGGAGCGAAAATTCCCATGGGAATTTCATCAATTATGTCACCAGAGAGACCG GCTGTAGAGTTGACAGCATTCAAATCCTCAG GTTTTTGA
- the ADGRD2 gene encoding adhesion G protein-coupled receptor D2 isoform X4, translating to MFRRDLSLDSWFFSFLASLSRGLLAFAALAKNQTSEGFAPVTIETSGHTYEYVATALDWWHADRYCEQHFAQLLFEPQDSEQDSFSKLLQSHHIRGSVWLKERDGVLHKPKRRRGHTVPVLVFRDKTDTKYVKVLSDFPALPAVTACAHLQWDTRTQEIATIFSYAVPAFINEFQLRGFVDEEGFVRFALIVHGHHSPYLPVFRADGQWHHFCVTWQQENGTWAIYADGKRRASASGLCAPGPSAPQAIYGQGTFIIGQDQDSLGGTFKAKESFSGNITDLHIWQKVLSMEQIEKVRSCWVIEQDRVFGWSLNTLELESTVQTVSTQLLCPGPVEECRALEVGSSGFSYASCLQTLPFICHYRRDAFWQLKRAQLESSHSLVGRVNTLAARTVIPDSVFTSDVQDMNLSMALSALDVLATVLREGEMSVLQPSDLLAVLQLLKQVSDMEVQEGDELEMLEELAQYYMEVTESILEEQNIGTWSSVSQVIRGPMAVVELCDRMVSLLVPLLTAERTKITIQHGNIGMEVRQLELSGQELSGEAYVVQTPEKGRQDFIEVPAEEMQRLKTRGLRRVTVKNLWFGYGALQRCLSGSAVSWDVVVASDRGHKYVSTTVGTAVISSTLLGDYQEISTSVRYRLQHRAQDLPDTLVWPICAFWNFSLSPDAGGMWSTAGCSVLTSLRDSTACFCNHTTNFAILLQVYEMQTTTKEEFTLQTLTFIGCGVSFCALIVTFILFLVVRVPKSERTTVHKNLIFALAAGEALLMFSELAKSNKVLCFMVTAFLHLFFMAAFSWMLVEGLLLWSKVVAVNMSEDRRMKFYYVTGWGLPVLIVGVTLASSFNKYVAQNHCWLNAQSNIIWAFVGPVLFILAVNTFVLLRVVMVTVASARRRSKMLTPSSSLESQIGVQIWATAKPILVLLPVLGLTWVCGILVHLSIIWAYVFIVLNSLQGLYIFLVYAIYNSEVRNAIQRMKDKKKALSFTNCSRPINYLSSPRNTISWETGKLSPAAESALPGPVQRDPPVKNITNRGNFGAKIPMGISSIMSPERPAVELTAFKSSGF from the exons TGTCCTGCACAAACCAAAGAGAAGAC GAGGCCACACTGTACCAGTCCTGGTATTCAGAGACAAAACAGACACAAAGTATGTGAAGGTGCTCTCTGacttcccagcactgcctgctgtcACAGCCTGTGCCCACCTGCAGTGGGACACCAGGACCCAGGAGATCGCCACCATCTTCTCCTACGCCGTGCCCGCGTTCATTAACGAGTTCCAGCTCCGGGGCTTTGTGGACGAGGAAGGCTTTGTTCGCTTTGCTCTCATAGTCCACGGGCACCACTCCCCATACCTGCCCGTGTTCCGTGCTGATGGACAGTGGCATCACTTCTGTGTGACGtggcagcaggaaaatgggacCTGGGCCATCTATGCCGATGGGAAAAGGAGAGCTTCTGCCAGTGGTTTGTGTGCTCCAGGACCATCCGCTCCCCAGGCCATCTACGGCCAGGGGACCTTCATAATTGGGCAGGATCAAGATTCCCTGGGGGGCACCTTCAAAGCAAAGGAGTCCTTCAGTGGGAACATCACTGACTTGCACATCTGGCAGAAAGTCCTCAGCATGGAGCAGATTGAGAAGGTTCGGTCGTGCTGGGTTATAGAGCAAGACCGTGTGTTTGGGTGGAGCTTAAACACTCTGGAGCTGGAGAGCACTGTTCAGACAGTGAGCACACAGCTCCTTTGCCCAG GGCCCGTTGAGGAATGCCGAGCTTTGGAAGTTGGCAGCAGTGGATTCAGTTATGCATCTTGTTTGCAGACTTTGCCTTTCATCTGTCACTACAGAAGGG ATGCATTCTGGCAACTGAaaagagctcagctggagtCCAGCCACTCGCTCGTTGGCCGTGTGAACACACTTGCAGCCAGGACTGTG ATTCCTGACAGTGTCTTCACGAGTGATGTCCAAGACATGAACCTCTCTATGGCTCTTAGTGCTCTTGATGTCTTGGCAACTGTCctgagggaaggagaaatgtCTGTGCTTCAGCCCTCTGACCTCCTTGCAGTGCTCCAATTACTAAAGCAAGTTTCAGATATGGAAGTCCAGGAGGGAGATGAGCTGGAGATGTTGGAAGAGTTGGCCCAGTATTACATGGAGGTGACTGAGTCAATCCTGGAAGAGCAGAATATTGGAACATGGTCATCAGTCAGCCAG gttATCAGAGGGCCCATGGCTGTTGTTGAGCTCTGTGACAGAATGGTGTCACTCTTAGTCCCACTGCTGACTGCAGAGAGGACCAAGATCACCATCCAGCATGGGAATATTG ggatggaggtgaggcagctggagctgagTGGGCAGGAGCTGAGTGGCGAGGCGTACGTGGTCCAGACCCCTGAGAAAGGCAGGCAGGACTTCATCGAAGTTCCTGCAGAGGAAATGCAAAGACTGAAAACCAGAG gtctCCGCAGGGTCACGGTGAAGAACCTGTGGTTTGGCTACGGGGCCCTGCAGCGCTGCCTGTCCGGCAGTGCCGTGTCCTGGGATGTGGTTGTTGCCTCTGACAGGGGACACAA GTACGTCAGCACTACAGTGGGCACCGCTGTGATCTCATCCACTCTGCTGGGCGACTACCAGGAGATCAGCACGTCCGTGCGCTACCGCCTGCAGCACCGAGCCCAG gaccTGCCTGATACACTGGTGTGGCCCATTTGTGCCTTCTGGAACTTCAGCCTCAG CCCAGATGCTGGTGGGATGTGGTCCACAGctggctgctctgtgctgacATCTCTCCGGGACTCCACTGCCTGTTTCTGCAACCACACCACCAATTTTGCCATCCTGCTGCAGGTGTATGAGATGCAG ACAACCACCAAGGAGGAGTTCACACTGCAGACCTTGACTTTCATTGGATGTGGAGTTTCCTTCTGTGCCTTGATAGTCACCTTCATTTTGTTCTTGGTAGTTCG TGTCCCCAAAAGTGAACGAACAACCGTGCACAAGAACCTGATCTTTGCACTGGCTGCAGGAGAAGCTCTGCTCATGTTCAGTGAGTTGGCCAAGAGCAACAAG GTGCTGTGTTTCATGGTCACTGCCTTCCTGCACCTCTTCTTCATGGCAGCCTTCTCATGGATGCTGGTAGAGGGGCTCCTGCTCTGGAGCAAAGTGGTAGCAGTCAACATGAGTGAAGACAGGAGAATGAAGTTCTACTACGTGACAGGCTGGG GCCTTCCAGTCCTCATCGTGGGGGTCACCCTTGCGAGTTCCTTTAACAAGTATGTGGCACAAAACCACTGCTGGCTGAATGCACAGAGCAACATCATCTGGGCCTTCGTTGGTCCTGTGCTCTTCATCCTGGCT gtgaACACCTTCGTGCTGCTGCGGGTGGTGATGGTGACCGTGGCCAGTGCCCGCAGGAGGTCAAAGATGCTGAcgcccagcagcagcctggagagccAGATTGGGGTGCAGATATG ggccacggccaagcccatcctggtgctgctgcccgTGCTGGGGCTGACCTGGGTGTGTGGGATCCTCGTCCACCTCAGCATCATTTGGGCCTATGTCTTCATCGTGCTGAACTCCCTTCAG gGCCTGTACATATTCCTGGTCTACGCAATCTATAACAGTGAG gTGAGGAATGCCATCCAGAGGATGAAGGACAAGAAGAAAGCCCTCTCATTCACA AACTGCTCTCGCCCCATCAACTACTTATCAAGTCCAAGAAATACAATCTCCTGGGAGACAGGGAAGCTGAGTCCTGCAGCTGAGAGTGCCCTGCCAGGCCCTGTGCAGAGAGACCCTCCAGTGAAGAACATCACCAACAGAG GAAATTTTGGAGCGAAAATTCCCATGGGAATTTCATCAATTATGTCACCAGAGAGACCG GCTGTAGAGTTGACAGCATTCAAATCCTCAG GTTTTTGA
- the ADGRD2 gene encoding adhesion G protein-coupled receptor D2 isoform X1 gives MFRRDLSLDSWFFSFLASLSRGLLAFAALAKNQTSEGFAPVTIETSGHTYEYVATALDWWHADRYCEQHFAQLLFEPQDSEQDSFSKLLQSHHIRGSVWLKERDGVLHKPKRRRGHTVPVLVFRDKTDTKYVKVLSDFPALPAVTACAHLQWDTRTQEIATIFSYAVPAFINEFQLRGFVDEEGFVRFALIVHGHHSPYLPVFRADGQWHHFCVTWQQENGTWAIYADGKRRASASGLCAPGPSAPQAIYGQGTFIIGQDQDSLGGTFKAKESFSGNITDLHIWQKVLSMEQIEKVRSCWVIEQDRVFGWSLNTLELESTVQTVSTQLLCPGPVEECRALEVGSSGFSYASCLQTLPFICHYRRDAFWQLKRAQLESSHSLVGRVNTLAARTVIPDSVFTSDVQDMNLSMALSALDVLATVLREGEMSVLQPSDLLAVLQLLKQVSDMEVQEGDELEMLEELAQYYMEVTESILEEQNIGTWSSVSQVIRGPMAVVELCDRMVSLLVPLLTAERTKITIQHGNIGMEVRQLELSGQELSGEAYVVQTPEKGRQDFIEVPAEEMQRLKTRGLRRVTVKNLWFGYGALQRCLSGSAVSWDVVVASDRGHKYVSTTVGTAVISSTLLGDYQEISTSVRYRLQHRAQDLPDTLVWPICAFWNFSLSPDAGGMWSTAGCSVLTSLRDSTACFCNHTTNFAILLQVYEMQQTTTKEEFTLQTLTFIGCGVSFCALIVTFILFLVVRVPKSERTTVHKNLIFALAAGEALLMFSELAKSNKVLCFMVTAFLHLFFMAAFSWMLVEGLLLWSKVVAVNMSEDRRMKFYYVTGWGLPVLIVGVTLASSFNKYVAQNHCWLNAQSNIIWAFVGPVLFILAVNTFVLLRVVMVTVASARRRSKMLTPSSSLESQIGVQIWATAKPILVLLPVLGLTWVCGILVHLSIIWAYVFIVLNSLQGLYIFLVYAIYNSEVRNAIQRMKDKKKALSFTNCSRPINYLSSPRNTISWETGKLSPAAESALPGPVQRDPPVKNITNRGNFGAKIPMGISSIMSPERPVCNVCYSSTFTLPQGTAVVWDAP, from the exons TGTCCTGCACAAACCAAAGAGAAGAC GAGGCCACACTGTACCAGTCCTGGTATTCAGAGACAAAACAGACACAAAGTATGTGAAGGTGCTCTCTGacttcccagcactgcctgctgtcACAGCCTGTGCCCACCTGCAGTGGGACACCAGGACCCAGGAGATCGCCACCATCTTCTCCTACGCCGTGCCCGCGTTCATTAACGAGTTCCAGCTCCGGGGCTTTGTGGACGAGGAAGGCTTTGTTCGCTTTGCTCTCATAGTCCACGGGCACCACTCCCCATACCTGCCCGTGTTCCGTGCTGATGGACAGTGGCATCACTTCTGTGTGACGtggcagcaggaaaatgggacCTGGGCCATCTATGCCGATGGGAAAAGGAGAGCTTCTGCCAGTGGTTTGTGTGCTCCAGGACCATCCGCTCCCCAGGCCATCTACGGCCAGGGGACCTTCATAATTGGGCAGGATCAAGATTCCCTGGGGGGCACCTTCAAAGCAAAGGAGTCCTTCAGTGGGAACATCACTGACTTGCACATCTGGCAGAAAGTCCTCAGCATGGAGCAGATTGAGAAGGTTCGGTCGTGCTGGGTTATAGAGCAAGACCGTGTGTTTGGGTGGAGCTTAAACACTCTGGAGCTGGAGAGCACTGTTCAGACAGTGAGCACACAGCTCCTTTGCCCAG GGCCCGTTGAGGAATGCCGAGCTTTGGAAGTTGGCAGCAGTGGATTCAGTTATGCATCTTGTTTGCAGACTTTGCCTTTCATCTGTCACTACAGAAGGG ATGCATTCTGGCAACTGAaaagagctcagctggagtCCAGCCACTCGCTCGTTGGCCGTGTGAACACACTTGCAGCCAGGACTGTG ATTCCTGACAGTGTCTTCACGAGTGATGTCCAAGACATGAACCTCTCTATGGCTCTTAGTGCTCTTGATGTCTTGGCAACTGTCctgagggaaggagaaatgtCTGTGCTTCAGCCCTCTGACCTCCTTGCAGTGCTCCAATTACTAAAGCAAGTTTCAGATATGGAAGTCCAGGAGGGAGATGAGCTGGAGATGTTGGAAGAGTTGGCCCAGTATTACATGGAGGTGACTGAGTCAATCCTGGAAGAGCAGAATATTGGAACATGGTCATCAGTCAGCCAG gttATCAGAGGGCCCATGGCTGTTGTTGAGCTCTGTGACAGAATGGTGTCACTCTTAGTCCCACTGCTGACTGCAGAGAGGACCAAGATCACCATCCAGCATGGGAATATTG ggatggaggtgaggcagctggagctgagTGGGCAGGAGCTGAGTGGCGAGGCGTACGTGGTCCAGACCCCTGAGAAAGGCAGGCAGGACTTCATCGAAGTTCCTGCAGAGGAAATGCAAAGACTGAAAACCAGAG gtctCCGCAGGGTCACGGTGAAGAACCTGTGGTTTGGCTACGGGGCCCTGCAGCGCTGCCTGTCCGGCAGTGCCGTGTCCTGGGATGTGGTTGTTGCCTCTGACAGGGGACACAA GTACGTCAGCACTACAGTGGGCACCGCTGTGATCTCATCCACTCTGCTGGGCGACTACCAGGAGATCAGCACGTCCGTGCGCTACCGCCTGCAGCACCGAGCCCAG gaccTGCCTGATACACTGGTGTGGCCCATTTGTGCCTTCTGGAACTTCAGCCTCAG CCCAGATGCTGGTGGGATGTGGTCCACAGctggctgctctgtgctgacATCTCTCCGGGACTCCACTGCCTGTTTCTGCAACCACACCACCAATTTTGCCATCCTGCTGCAGGTGTATGAGATGCAG CAGACAACCACCAAGGAGGAGTTCACACTGCAGACCTTGACTTTCATTGGATGTGGAGTTTCCTTCTGTGCCTTGATAGTCACCTTCATTTTGTTCTTGGTAGTTCG TGTCCCCAAAAGTGAACGAACAACCGTGCACAAGAACCTGATCTTTGCACTGGCTGCAGGAGAAGCTCTGCTCATGTTCAGTGAGTTGGCCAAGAGCAACAAG GTGCTGTGTTTCATGGTCACTGCCTTCCTGCACCTCTTCTTCATGGCAGCCTTCTCATGGATGCTGGTAGAGGGGCTCCTGCTCTGGAGCAAAGTGGTAGCAGTCAACATGAGTGAAGACAGGAGAATGAAGTTCTACTACGTGACAGGCTGGG GCCTTCCAGTCCTCATCGTGGGGGTCACCCTTGCGAGTTCCTTTAACAAGTATGTGGCACAAAACCACTGCTGGCTGAATGCACAGAGCAACATCATCTGGGCCTTCGTTGGTCCTGTGCTCTTCATCCTGGCT gtgaACACCTTCGTGCTGCTGCGGGTGGTGATGGTGACCGTGGCCAGTGCCCGCAGGAGGTCAAAGATGCTGAcgcccagcagcagcctggagagccAGATTGGGGTGCAGATATG ggccacggccaagcccatcctggtgctgctgcccgTGCTGGGGCTGACCTGGGTGTGTGGGATCCTCGTCCACCTCAGCATCATTTGGGCCTATGTCTTCATCGTGCTGAACTCCCTTCAG gGCCTGTACATATTCCTGGTCTACGCAATCTATAACAGTGAG gTGAGGAATGCCATCCAGAGGATGAAGGACAAGAAGAAAGCCCTCTCATTCACA AACTGCTCTCGCCCCATCAACTACTTATCAAGTCCAAGAAATACAATCTCCTGGGAGACAGGGAAGCTGAGTCCTGCAGCTGAGAGTGCCCTGCCAGGCCCTGTGCAGAGAGACCCTCCAGTGAAGAACATCACCAACAGAG GAAATTTTGGAGCGAAAATTCCCATGGGAATTTCATCAATTATGTCACCAGAGAGACCGGTATGTAATGTCTGTTATTCTTCCACCTTCACCCtcccacagggcacagcagttGTGTGGGAtgccccctga